GTTGGAACATCACTCAGCCGGAGCAAGCGGACGAACTCATCCGAAGCGGGCAGCTTGACCTGGTTATGATCGGCAAGGCGATGCTCGCCAATCCGCATTGGCCGTACTCAGCGGCGCGCAAGCTCGGTGTCGAGCGTCCGTCCTGGACATTGCCTGCCCCTTACGCACATTGGCTCGCATCCTACCGCACTGCCTGAGTGATCGGGGCTCTCGAACAGCGTTGAGGGCCCTTGTCTCTCGGCATAAAACAAATCACGAAGTCTTTCGGTCACCTACATAGACGGACAAAGTAACGTCGGACGGCTCGCTTCTTATCGATCGCTGACGGCCGCGCGTGGGTTGACCCATGGCTCCTGGTTCGAGCGTGCCAGCGGCTGTTTGCCGAGAATATGGTCGGCCGCCTTCTCGCCGGTCATGATCGATGGTCCGTTCAGGTTGCCATAGGTGACGTGAGGGAAGATCGAGCTGTCGGCGACGCGCAGGCCATCGATGCCGATCACCCGCGTTTGCGGATCGACCACCGCCATCGGATCGTCCTTGGCGCCCATCCGGCAGGTGCCACAAGGGTGATAGGCGCTTTCCAGATGTTCGCGCAGGAAGGCGTCGATCTCCTCGTCGCTTTGCACGCTTTCCCCCGGCTGGATCTCCGGCCCGCGATAGTCGTTGAAGGCGCTCTGGCCGAAGATCTCGCGGGTGAGGCGCACGCAGTGGCGGAATTTCTCCCAATCCTCCGGATGGCTCATATAGTTGAAGCGCAGCACCGGATCGGCCTTGGGGTCGGCCGAGCGCAAGCTCACGCTGCCGCGCGATTTCGACAGGTTATAGCCGACATGAACCTGGAAGCCGTGGCTTTTCGCCGCCGCCTTGCCGTCATAGCTGATCGCCACGGGCAGGAAATGATACTGGATGTCAGGCTGCTTCAGCCCCGGCGCCGAGCGCAGGAAGGCGCAGGCTTCGAACTGGTTGGAGGCGCCGAGCCCGCCGCGCGAGAGCAGCCATTGCGCGCCCGCCACCCCCTGCCAGAACCACGGCAGCCAGGAATAGAGCGACACCGGCTTGGTGCTGACCTGCTGGAAGTAGAATTCCATATGGTCCTGCAGGTTGGCGCCGACACCCGGCCGGTCTGCCTTGACCGCAATGCCCATGTCCTGCAGATGTTGGCCCGGACCGATGCCCGACAGCATCAAGAGCTTCGGCGAGTTGAAGGAGGAGGCCGAGACGATCACCTCGCGGTTCGCCTTCACCATCTCTATTCTGCCGTTGCGCTCGATCTCGACGCCGGTCGCCCGTCCGCCCTCGATCACGATCTTGCGGGCGAAGCCATAGATGATCCCGACATTCTGCCGCTTCAGCGCCGGTCTCAGATAGGCATTGGCAGCAGACCAGCGGCGGCCGCCGAAGATCGTCTGCTCCATCAGCCCGAAGCCTTCCTGCTTGCTGCCGTTATAATCTTCCGTCGTCTCGAAACCCGCCTGTTTTCCGGCCTCGACGAAGGCTTTGAAGAGCGGATTGGTGAAACCGCCGCGCTG
The Rhizobium leguminosarum DNA segment above includes these coding regions:
- the betA gene encoding choline dehydrogenase, with the translated sequence MQADFVIIGSGSAGSALAYRLSEDGKNSVIVVEAGGSDFGPFIQMPAALAWPMSMKRYNWGYLSEPEANLNNRRITAPRGKVIGGSSSINGMVYVRGHAEDFNRWEELGASGWAYADVLPYYKRMEHSHGGEEGWRGTDGPLHVQRGGFTNPLFKAFVEAGKQAGFETTEDYNGSKQEGFGLMEQTIFGGRRWSAANAYLRPALKRQNVGIIYGFARKIVIEGGRATGVEIERNGRIEMVKANREVIVSASSFNSPKLLMLSGIGPGQHLQDMGIAVKADRPGVGANLQDHMEFYFQQVSTKPVSLYSWLPWFWQGVAGAQWLLSRGGLGASNQFEACAFLRSAPGLKQPDIQYHFLPVAISYDGKAAAKSHGFQVHVGYNLSKSRGSVSLRSADPKADPVLRFNYMSHPEDWEKFRHCVRLTREIFGQSAFNDYRGPEIQPGESVQSDEEIDAFLREHLESAYHPCGTCRMGAKDDPMAVVDPQTRVIGIDGLRVADSSIFPHVTYGNLNGPSIMTGEKAADHILGKQPLARSNQEPWVNPRAAVSDR